In the genome of Myroides phaeus, one region contains:
- a CDS encoding OmpA family protein, which produces MRKEIIKIGLFTMLLLGAGIQGFAQKVAEKKAEKASEKLAYVDAIKIYERIADKGYTNASMLQKLADAYYFNGKLIEANKWYSALFNSEYDDKDLNAISSEYYYRFAQTLKAVEDYDYSKQMMEKFAEMESSDSRAKLFEEQKDRYLKDIEANSNRYQLTNIGVNTPYSDYGAALLGNQLIFTSARETEDKSGRRIHEWTNESFTSLFSSTINADGTFEAPEKFAPELDSKVNEATAVFTADGKTMYFTRNNTSVKGKKKRNKDRDTLLKIYKATLSDEGKWENVEELPFNSDNFNTAHPALTPDESWLYFSSDREGTLGQSDIFRVAIYPTGGYGNVENVGDKVNTAGRETFPFISKDNFLFFSSDGHPGLGGLDVFVAKINVDGSFGTVTNMGAPINSSTDDFAFYIDNKTKKGFVSSNRADGVGGDDIYFFMERVCRQILEGIVFDKDTKEVLANATVTVFDNTYKKIGEILTDEQGYYKVEEAECGVKYRLKAEAPEYNTEEVIVQLDFNPGGVFKQDIALEKTEKPIVVEDDLFKKLKLQPIYFDFDKSNIRPDAAIELMKVVEVLKEYPTMKIDVRSHTDSRGNDNYNLSLSDRRAKSTIQWMVKQGIDASRITGKGYGETRLLNKCSNGVPCTVEEHQLNRRSEFIVLEL; this is translated from the coding sequence ATGAGAAAAGAGATTATTAAAATAGGATTGTTTACAATGTTGCTTTTGGGAGCTGGAATTCAAGGTTTCGCTCAGAAAGTAGCTGAGAAAAAAGCTGAGAAAGCATCCGAAAAATTAGCTTATGTAGATGCTATTAAGATTTATGAGCGCATTGCTGATAAAGGTTATACAAATGCATCAATGTTACAAAAGTTAGCTGATGCTTACTATTTCAACGGAAAGTTGATCGAAGCTAATAAATGGTATAGTGCTTTGTTTAATAGTGAATATGACGATAAAGATTTAAACGCAATCTCTTCGGAGTATTATTACCGTTTTGCACAAACTTTGAAAGCAGTAGAAGACTACGATTATTCAAAGCAAATGATGGAGAAGTTTGCAGAAATGGAAAGTTCGGATTCTCGTGCTAAATTATTTGAAGAACAAAAGGATCGTTACCTAAAAGATATTGAAGCGAATTCTAATCGTTACCAACTGACGAATATTGGTGTAAATACTCCTTATTCTGATTATGGAGCTGCTTTATTAGGAAATCAGTTAATCTTTACTTCGGCAAGAGAAACTGAGGATAAATCAGGTAGAAGAATTCACGAATGGACAAACGAGAGCTTTACAAGTTTGTTTTCGTCAACAATTAATGCTGATGGAACTTTTGAAGCACCGGAAAAGTTTGCTCCAGAATTAGATAGTAAAGTAAACGAAGCTACGGCTGTGTTTACTGCTGATGGAAAAACAATGTACTTTACACGTAATAATACAAGTGTAAAAGGGAAAAAGAAAAGAAATAAGGATAGAGATACTTTATTAAAAATCTATAAAGCAACTTTATCTGATGAGGGTAAATGGGAGAATGTAGAAGAGTTACCTTTTAACTCGGATAACTTTAATACAGCTCACCCTGCATTAACTCCTGATGAAAGCTGGTTATACTTTTCTTCTGATAGAGAAGGAACTTTAGGGCAGTCTGATATTTTTAGAGTTGCTATTTATCCAACAGGAGGTTACGGAAACGTTGAGAATGTTGGAGATAAAGTGAATACTGCAGGTAGAGAAACATTTCCTTTTATCTCTAAAGATAATTTCTTGTTTTTCTCTTCTGATGGTCACCCAGGTTTAGGAGGATTAGATGTATTTGTAGCTAAAATTAATGTTGATGGAAGCTTTGGTACGGTTACTAATATGGGAGCACCAATTAATAGTAGTACAGATGATTTTGCTTTTTATATTGACAACAAAACTAAAAAAGGATTTGTTAGTTCAAATAGAGCAGACGGTGTAGGAGGAGATGATATTTATTTCTTTATGGAAAGAGTTTGTCGTCAAATCTTAGAAGGTATTGTATTTGATAAGGATACTAAAGAGGTTTTAGCAAATGCAACAGTTACTGTGTTTGATAATACATATAAGAAAATAGGAGAAATCTTGACTGATGAGCAAGGTTATTACAAAGTTGAAGAGGCAGAATGTGGTGTTAAGTATCGTTTGAAAGCCGAAGCTCCTGAGTATAATACTGAAGAAGTAATTGTTCAGTTAGACTTTAATCCAGGTGGTGTATTCAAGCAAGATATCGCTTTAGAGAAAACAGAGAAGCCTATTGTAGTTGAAGATGACTTGTTTAAGAAATTAAAATTACAACCAATCTATTTTGATTTTGATAAGTCTAACATTCGTCCTGATGCAGCGATTGAGTTAATGAAAGTGGTAGAGGTATTAAAAGAATACCCAACTATGAAAATAGATGTTCGTTCTCATACTGATAGTAGAGGTAATGATAATTATAACCTTAGTTTATCAGATAGAAGAGCGAAATCTACAATTCAATGGATGGTTAAACAAGGTATTGATGCAAGTAGAATTACAGGAAAAGGTTACGGTGAAACAAGATTGTTAAACAAATGTAGTAACGGAGTACCATGTACTGTTGAAGAGCACCAATTAAACCGTCGTAGTGAGTTTATCGTATTGGAACTTTAA
- a CDS encoding type IX secretion system membrane protein PorP/SprF produces MSIQHKIKKIGISLLALGCFSQMQAQQDPQFTQYMYNTNNVNPAYAGSRGTLTVFGMYRTQWVGLDGAPKTANVSVNTPLGESGLGLGVNFTNDQLGAMAENNISVDLSYAIDLNRDYKLAFGLKGTANLLDVDYTKLNIHNPNDPVSQENINNKFSPNLGAGVYLYSDKAYLGFSVPNFLTTDRYDDNDVETMRQRANFYLMGGYVFELNPSLKLKPAFLAKAIEGAPLQVDLTANLLIVDKFTVGAAYRWDASVSALAGFQINENLFVGYAYDAETTKLARYNSGSHEIFLRFELFKRGGRINTPRFF; encoded by the coding sequence ATGAGTATTCAACATAAAATAAAAAAGATTGGAATCAGCCTACTTGCGTTAGGCTGTTTCTCTCAAATGCAAGCGCAACAAGATCCTCAGTTTACACAGTATATGTATAATACAAATAATGTAAACCCTGCCTATGCTGGATCAAGAGGAACTCTTACTGTTTTTGGGATGTATAGAACGCAATGGGTAGGTCTTGATGGAGCACCTAAAACAGCAAATGTTTCTGTTAATACACCTTTAGGTGAAAGTGGTTTAGGTTTAGGGGTAAACTTTACCAATGATCAATTAGGTGCAATGGCAGAAAATAATATTTCGGTTGATTTATCGTATGCAATTGACCTTAATAGAGATTATAAATTAGCTTTTGGATTAAAAGGGACAGCTAATTTATTAGATGTAGATTATACTAAACTTAATATTCATAATCCAAATGATCCTGTTTCTCAGGAGAATATTAATAATAAATTTTCGCCAAACCTTGGAGCTGGTGTATATTTGTACTCAGATAAAGCATATTTAGGTTTTTCAGTTCCTAACTTTTTGACAACAGATCGTTATGATGATAATGATGTTGAAACAATGCGTCAAAGAGCTAACTTTTATTTAATGGGGGGATATGTATTTGAGTTAAATCCAAGTCTTAAGTTGAAGCCAGCCTTCTTAGCAAAAGCAATAGAAGGAGCACCATTACAAGTTGACTTAACAGCCAATTTATTAATTGTAGATAAGTTTACTGTAGGAGCTGCATACCGTTGGGATGCATCTGTTAGTGCATTAGCTGGATTCCAAATAAATGAAAATTTGTTTGTAGGTTATGCTTATGACGCAGAAACTACTAAATTAGCAAGATATAATTCTGGGTCACACGAGATCTTCTTGCGTTTTGAGTTGTTTAAACGTGGCGGTAGAATTAATACACCAAGATTCTTCTAA